The Salvelinus namaycush isolate Seneca chromosome 8, SaNama_1.0, whole genome shotgun sequence genome has a segment encoding these proteins:
- the LOC120051634 gene encoding NACHT, LRR and PYD domains-containing protein 1 homolog, with protein MFRHRTPKGSYECTVSGLRWLCERDVILKYHFRNWEPYSQLLKDMQYTQGGPLLDITMELGELEEVHLPHCVCLGTNPSLRNEMKILHVEEHGVSFEEVHEVTRFHAKILHPKFSAISVILSYILSWNVHVHCELMLYLTVMKETLIPRLYLFPSNPGQIQVRYHYYRDDRKLHHWCSLC; from the exons atgttcag GCACAGGACACCCAAAGGGAGTTATGAGTGCACAGTGTCTGGGCTCCGctggctgtgtgagagagatgtcaTCCTGAAGTATCACTTCAGGAACTGGGAACCCTACAGTCAACTTCTGAAAGACATGCAGTACACACAAGGTGGTCCATTGCTGGACATCACTATGGAGTTAGGTGAACTGGAGGAAGTTCATCTGCCACACTGTGTCTGTTTAG GGACCAACCCTTCCCTGAGGAATGAGATGAAGATTCTTCATGTAGAGGAACATGGAGTGTCTTTTGAGGAAGTGCATGAGGTCACCAGATTCCATGCTAAGATTCTCCATCCCAAGTTCTCAGCTATCTCTGTTATACTGAGCTATATCCTTTCTTGGAATGTACATGTCCACTGTGAGCTGATGCTCTATCTGACAGTGATGAAGGAAACATTAATTCCACGCCTATACCTGTTCCCCAGTAACCCCGGCCAAATACAGGTGAGGTACCATTATTATAGAGATGACCGTAAACTGCACCACTGGTGCAGTTTATGTTGA
- the LOC120051635 gene encoding protein NLRC3-like: protein MTQDTSSKSVQKPRAVSPTTSLLSMKSDQPPAFSQEPLPDDNKEVESFGSEDALKITHNLLDRRSQTLLTVQQDIKAKLKHKYQHISEGIGHHGNQSLLKDIYTELYITEGGSGGLNNEHEVRQIEMASKKQTTQETSIKCNDIFKPLPGQDKPIRTVLTKGIAGIGKTVSVQKVILDWAEGKANQDVHFMFPLPFRDLNLKKDQYSLMQLLSHYFSELKEIDSIEDGETKTVFIFDGLDECRLPLDFKNNEKCCDVTKPTSVDVLLTNLIEGNLLPSALLWVTSRPAAANQIPPECVDQVTEVRGFNDPQKEEYFRKKITDQNLANDIIKHMKTSRSLHIMCHMPVFCWISATVLEMILKVAEKDEVPKTLTQMYSHFMLIQIIVKNKKYNKATETNPKELSQSDKEMILKLAKLAFQQLQKGNLIFYEEDLRECGLDVTEASEYSALCTEIFKEESGLYQDKVYSFVHLSMQEFLAAVHALESCLDKKENVFSPTSDDEEKESIQLSDLHRSAVDQALKSENGHLDLFLRFLLGLSLESNQNLLRGLLTQTGSTTQTNEETVERTVRYLSDKINQESSPERIINLFHCLNELGANSLVEDMQSSLHSGTLSETRLKPDQCSALAYLLLMSEEVLEEFDLKTYNTSEKGYQRLLPVVKTCRRALLDGCKLTYKSCETLASALQTPNSPLRELDLSFNDLEDRGVELLCVGLTSPLCNIQTLVLVDCKITHESCETLISALQTPNSPLRKLDLSNNDLEDRGVKLLCDGLTSPLCNIQTLVLVDCKITYESCETLASALQTPNSPLRELDLSNNDLEDRGVKLLCVGLTSPLCNIQTLVLSGCLVTEEGCAALSSALRSNPSLLKELDLSYNHPGDSVGGLLSAALVDPTYKLMKLNVDHGGECRLKSGLRKYACRLTLDPNTVNPNLILSEGNRKVTLVEEKQHYEDHPDRFDYHSQVLCREVLSGGRYYWEVEMDRYLDGGMTVIGVVYKGMMRKGAGDDSRIGHNKESWCLVCSDSHYHFFQAGVRRRSINRPDSMRVGVYLDWPAGTLSFYSVSSSGTLKHLYTRNTTFTEPLCPGFGFLFGVYSSSSSVTLCQIDDQHIQR from the exons atgactCAAGACACCAGTTCTAAGAG TGTCCAGAAGCCAAGAGCAGTGTCCCCTACAACCAGCCTGCTATCAATGAAGAGTGATCAGCCACCTGCTTTCAGCCAGGAACCATTACCAGATGACAATAAGGAAGTGGAGAGTTTTGGCAGTGAGGATGCATTAAAGATCACACACAACCTTCTGGACAGAAGAA GTCAAACTCTGCTGACAGTCCAACAAGACATTAAGGCTAAACTGAAACACAAGTATCAACACATATCTGAAGGAATTGGACACCATGGAAACCAAAGTCTGTTAAAGGATatttacacagagctctacatcacagagggtggaagtgGAGggctcaataatgaacatgaggttAGACAGATAGAGATGGCATCCAAGAAACAAACCACACAAGAGACATCAATCAAATGCAACGACATCTTCAAGCCTTTacctggacaagacaaacctatcagaactgtgctgacaaaaggAATCGCTGGCATTggtaaaacagtctctgtgcagaaggtcATCCTTGACTGGGCAGAGGGAAAAGCAAACCAGGACGTTCATTTCATGTTTCCTCTTCCTTTCCGTGATCTGAACCTGAAAAAGGACCAATACAGTCTGATGCAACTTCTTTCCCACTACTTCTCAGAGCTGAAAGAGATTGACAGCATTGAAGATGGTGAAACCAAAACTGTTTTCatttttgatggtctggatgagtgtcgACTTCCTCTAGACTTCAAAAACAATGAGAAGTGCTGTGATGTCACGAAGCCAACCTCAGTGGACGTGCTGCTGACAAACCTCATTGAGgggaatctgcttccctctgctctcctctgggtAACCTCACGGcctgcagcagccaatcagatccctcctgagtgtgttgaccaggtgacagaggtacgaggttTCAATgatccacagaaggaggagtacttcaggaagaagATCACAGATCAGAATCTGGCCAATGATATCATCAAACACATGAAGACATCAAgaagcctccacatcatgtgccacatgccagtcttctgttggatatcAGCCACTGTCCTTGAGATGATACTGAAAGTGGCAGAGAAGGATGAAGTCCCCAAAACTCTGACCCAGATGTACTCACACTTTATGCTCATCCAAATCATTGTGAAGAACAAGAAGTACAACAAAGCCACAGAGACAAACCCAAAGGAACTGTCTCAGTCAGACAAAGAGATGATCCTGAAACTGGCAAAGCTGGCTTTCCAACAGCTGCAGAAGGGCAACCTGATCTTCTATGAGGAGGACCTGAGAGAGTGTGGCCTTGATGTCACAGAGGCATCAGAGTACTCAGCATTGTGTACAGAAATCTTTAAAGAAGAATCTGGGCTGTACCAAGACAAGGTCTACAGCTTTGTGCATCTGAGCATGCAGGAGTTTCTAGCAGCAGTGCATGCTTTAGAATCATGTCTGGacaagaaggaaaatgttttctCCCCCACTAGTGATGATGAAGAGAAGGAGTCAATCCAGTTGTCTGACTTACACAGGAGTGCAGTGGACCAGGCCTTGAAGAGTGAGAATGGACACCTGGACctgttcctccgcttccttctgggtctctcgctggagtccaatcagaatctGTTACGAGGCCTTCTGACACAGACAGGAAGTACAACACAGACCAATGAGGAAACAGTTGAGAGAACAGTCAGGTACCTTTCAGACAAGATCAACCAGGAATCCTCACCAGAAAGGATCATCAActtgttccactgtctgaatgaacttgGTGCCAACTCTCTAGTTGAAGACATGCAGAGCTCCCTGCATTCAGGAACTCTTTCAGAAACAAGACTAAAACCTGACCAATGTTCAGCCCTGGCCTACCTGTTACTGATGTCAGAGGAGGTGCTGGAGGAGTTTGACCTGAAGACATACAACACATCAGAGAAAGGTTATCAGAGGTTGCTGCCCGTAGTGAAAACCTGCAGGAGAGcact actggaTGGCTGTAAACTCACATATAAATCCTGTGAGACTCTGGCCTCAGCTCTGCAGACACCAAACTCCCCCCTGAGAGAACTGGACCTCAGCTTTAATGACCTGGAAGACagaggagtggagctgctctgtgttggactaaccagtccactctgcaacatacagacactggt actggtTGACTGTAAAATCACACATGAATCCTGTGAGACTCTGATCTCAGCTCTGCAGACACCAAACTCCCCCCTGAGAAAACTGGACCTCAGCAACAATGACCTGGAAGACagaggagtgaagctgctctgtGATGGACTAACCAGTCCACTCTGCAACATACAGACACTAGT actggtTGACTGTAAAATCACATATGAATCCTGTGAGACTCTGGCCTCAGCTCTGCAGACACCAAACTCCCCCCTGAGAGAACTGGACCTCAGCAACAATGACCTGGAAGACAGAGGAGTGAAACTGCTCTGTGTTGGACTAACCAGTCCACTCTGCAACATACAGACACTAGT gctgtctggctgtctggtcacagaggagggctgtgctgctctgtcttcagctctgaggtcaaacccctccctcctgaaagagctggacctgagctacaatcacccaggagactctgtAGGGGGACTGCTTTCAGCTGCTCTGGTGGATCCCACATATAAACTGATGAAGCTGAA TGTGGATCATGGTGGAGAGTGCAGGCTGAAATCAGGGCTGAGGAAAT ATGCCTGTCGTCTCACCCTGGACCCAAATACAGTAAACCCAAACCTGATACTGTCTGAGGGGAACAGGAAGGTGACATTGGTGGAAGAGAAGCAGCATTATGAAGACCATCCAGACAGATTTGACTATCATTCCCAAGTTCTCTGCAGAGAAGTCTTATCTGGAGGTCGTTATTACTGGGAGGTGGAGATGGATAGGTACCTGGATGGTGGCATGACTGTCATTGGTGTGGTGTACAAAGGAATGATGAGGAAGGGAGCTGGAGATGACAGTAGGATTGGACACAATAAGGAGTCCTGGTGTTTAGTCTGCTCTGACAGTCATTATCACTTTTTCCAAGCTGGAGTACGTAGGAGATCCATCAATCGTCCTGATTCTATGAGAGTTGgtgtgtatctggactggccagctggTACTTTGTCCTTCTATAGTGTGTCCTCCTCTGGTACACTAAAACACCTTTACACAAGAAACACCACATTCACTGAACCCCTCTGTCCTGGATTTGGGTTTCTGTTTGGGGTTtactcctcctcatcctcagtGACCCTGTGTCAAATAGATGACCAACACATTCAGAGGTGA